One stretch of Novosphingobium pentaromativorans US6-1 DNA includes these proteins:
- the yidC gene encoding membrane protein insertase YidC has product MENQRNIILAVLLTALVLFGWEAGVGYFYPQAKTPTKVEQAGGAEKASSPSSSIKPTREGGLRDAADVALEKQDLKSALAEGGRLLIEAPGLSGSINLTGAIVDDLVINRHRETVKKDSGPVRIFSPAGTPAQQFAQFGWVGSGVATPNAKTVWTAQKDARLTPSSPVTLSWNDGSGQTYSIRFAIDKNYMITAEQTVDNKGSAPITVQPFGLVNRTDQTASLDTWNVHSGPIGAFDGSVSFSTNYSDVSGKGTVKEAGNTDWIGFTDVYWMSTLAPVGSKAEGTFRSLGNNLFRADLIYDQSIVQPGQRLSRTTKLFAGAKEHNVLDAYEKQGITNFGLAIDWGWFRWFEKPIFWLLVKLFSLVGNFGVAIILLTLIVRGIMFPIAQRQFASMAAMRAIQPKMKALQERYKDDKQKQQQEVMKLYKEEGVNPLAGCLPMFLQIPVFFALYKTLILAIEMRHQPFVLWIKDLSAPDPLHILNLFGLLPFDPPGFLAIGVLALLLGITMFLQFKLNPAQMDPTQQQIFMIMPWFMMFIMAPFASGLLVYWITSNLLTIAQQKFLYSRHPQLKAQAEKDAGDKKRVKA; this is encoded by the coding sequence GTGGAAAATCAGCGTAATATCATCCTCGCGGTCCTCCTGACCGCGCTTGTCCTCTTCGGGTGGGAAGCCGGAGTCGGCTATTTCTACCCGCAGGCCAAGACGCCGACGAAGGTCGAGCAGGCTGGCGGCGCCGAAAAGGCATCCAGCCCGTCCAGCTCGATCAAGCCGACTCGCGAGGGTGGTCTGCGTGACGCGGCCGACGTCGCGCTCGAAAAGCAGGACCTGAAGTCGGCACTGGCCGAAGGCGGCCGCCTGCTGATCGAGGCACCGGGTCTTTCGGGCTCGATCAACCTTACCGGCGCAATCGTCGACGACCTTGTCATCAATCGCCACCGTGAGACGGTGAAGAAGGATTCGGGCCCGGTCCGCATCTTCTCGCCCGCAGGCACTCCCGCGCAGCAGTTCGCCCAGTTCGGCTGGGTCGGCAGCGGCGTCGCCACGCCCAATGCCAAGACCGTGTGGACCGCGCAGAAGGACGCAAGGCTTACACCGTCCAGCCCGGTCACGCTGAGCTGGAACGACGGCAGCGGCCAGACCTATTCGATCCGCTTCGCGATCGACAAGAACTACATGATCACGGCCGAGCAGACGGTCGACAACAAGGGCTCGGCGCCGATCACGGTCCAGCCCTTCGGCCTCGTCAACCGCACTGACCAGACCGCCAGCCTCGACACCTGGAACGTCCACTCCGGTCCGATCGGCGCTTTCGACGGCTCGGTAAGCTTCTCGACCAATTACAGCGACGTGTCCGGCAAGGGCACGGTCAAGGAAGCCGGCAACACCGACTGGATCGGCTTTACCGACGTCTACTGGATGTCGACCCTCGCTCCGGTCGGCTCGAAAGCCGAAGGCACGTTCCGTTCGCTCGGCAACAACCTTTTCCGCGCCGACCTGATCTACGACCAGAGCATCGTGCAGCCCGGCCAGCGCCTTTCGCGCACCACCAAGCTCTTTGCGGGCGCCAAGGAGCACAACGTGCTCGACGCCTATGAAAAGCAGGGCATCACCAACTTCGGCCTTGCCATCGACTGGGGCTGGTTCCGCTGGTTCGAAAAGCCGATCTTCTGGCTGCTGGTGAAGCTGTTCAGCCTCGTCGGCAACTTCGGTGTCGCCATCATCCTGCTCACGCTGATCGTGCGCGGCATCATGTTCCCCATCGCCCAGCGCCAGTTCGCCTCGATGGCCGCGATGCGCGCGATCCAGCCGAAGATGAAGGCGCTGCAGGAGCGCTACAAGGACGACAAGCAGAAGCAGCAGCAGGAAGTGATGAAGCTGTACAAGGAGGAAGGCGTGAACCCGCTCGCGGGCTGCCTCCCCATGTTCCTTCAGATCCCGGTGTTCTTCGCGCTCTACAAGACCCTGATCCTGGCCATCGAGATGCGCCACCAGCCCTTCGTGCTGTGGATCAAGGATCTTTCCGCGCCTGACCCGCTGCACATCCTCAACCTGTTCGGCCTGCTGCCGTTCGACCCGCCCGGCTTCCTGGCCATCGGCGTGCTCGCACTTCTGCTGGGCATCACCATGTTCCTGCAGTTCAAGCTGAACCCGGCGCAGATGGACCCGACCCAGCAGCAGATCTTCATGATCATGCCGTGGTTCATGATGTTCATCATGGCACCCTTCGCCTCGGGCCTTCTGGTCTACTGGATCACCTCCAACCTTCTGACCATCGCGCAGCAGAAGTTCCTCTACAGCCGTCACCCGCAGCTCAAGGCCCAAGCCGAGAAGGACGCGGGCGATAAGAAGCGCGTGAAGGCGTGA
- the yihA gene encoding ribosome biogenesis GTP-binding protein YihA/YsxC: protein MSEEFEELTERARKLFAGPVTFLKSAPALKFLPDPDVPEIAFCGRSNVGKSSLLNALTGRKAIARTSVTPGRTQELNFFEVGEPLLFRLVDMPGYGFAKAPPAVVEKWRRLVRDFLRGRVVLKRTLLLVDARHGVKAVDAEMMKMLDEAAVGYRIVLTKADKIKATELEKVHAETVAEARKHPAAFPEVHITSSEKGMGIAELRAAVLADSEI, encoded by the coding sequence GTGAGCGAGGAATTCGAAGAACTGACCGAGCGCGCGCGCAAGCTCTTTGCAGGACCGGTGACGTTCCTGAAGAGCGCGCCCGCGCTCAAGTTCCTGCCTGACCCGGACGTGCCGGAGATCGCCTTCTGCGGCCGCTCCAATGTCGGCAAGTCCTCGCTGCTCAACGCGCTGACGGGGCGCAAGGCGATCGCGCGCACCTCGGTGACGCCGGGGCGCACGCAGGAGCTGAACTTCTTCGAGGTCGGCGAGCCGCTGCTGTTCCGCCTCGTCGACATGCCGGGCTACGGCTTCGCCAAGGCTCCCCCCGCCGTCGTCGAGAAGTGGCGGCGCCTCGTGCGCGACTTCCTGCGCGGCAGGGTGGTGCTCAAGCGCACGCTGCTGCTCGTCGATGCGCGCCACGGCGTGAAGGCCGTCGATGCCGAGATGATGAAGATGCTCGACGAGGCTGCCGTCGGTTACCGAATCGTGCTGACCAAGGCCGACAAGATCAAGGCGACAGAGCTGGAAAAGGTCCATGCCGAGACCGTGGCCGAGGCGCGCAAGCATCCCGCGGCTTTCCCGGAAGTGCATATCACGTCTTCCGAAAAGGGCATGGGCATCGCCGAATTGCGCGCGGCAGTTCTGGCCGACTCAGAGATCTGA
- a CDS encoding DUF47 family protein has protein sequence MRQIAVLPYRTQGPAVDAPIEILLITSRETRRWVMPKGNLMKNLQPHAAAALEAEEEAGVLGAVCPTPLGSYRYRKRRNSGASVWADVDVFPFAVTQELPTWDEQHQRDRRWFSLTDAANAVDEEDLAALIRSFGAREFRAATQGSRLFETVADKTGVNAMFAWFQKLLPQQGNFFELFEQQAATLVAGADALARLAQGGAGRNQHIREIEEREHDADEITREVLHAVRRTFLTPFDRSSITSLITTMDDAIDEMQQVAGACDLYDITDFEPEMRDMAAIIVDSARLTAEAMPLLRKVADNGHRLHELTERLVRMEGHADEIHAAGMKRLFKQSTGKDPLHFIVRQEMFKRLERVVDRFEDLANEIDGLVIDHA, from the coding sequence CTGCGCCAGATTGCCGTTCTGCCTTATCGCACACAGGGACCCGCGGTGGATGCACCGATCGAGATCCTGTTGATCACCTCGCGCGAGACGCGTCGCTGGGTGATGCCCAAGGGCAACCTCATGAAGAACCTCCAGCCGCATGCCGCCGCTGCCCTCGAGGCAGAAGAAGAGGCCGGCGTGCTCGGCGCGGTCTGCCCGACGCCTTTGGGGTCCTATCGCTATCGCAAGCGCCGCAATTCGGGCGCCTCGGTCTGGGCCGACGTCGACGTTTTTCCTTTCGCGGTGACGCAAGAGCTTCCGACCTGGGACGAGCAGCACCAGCGCGATCGCCGCTGGTTTTCGCTGACAGACGCCGCCAATGCCGTGGACGAGGAAGACCTCGCCGCACTCATCCGCAGTTTCGGCGCCCGGGAGTTTCGCGCCGCTACCCAAGGTAGCCGGCTGTTCGAAACGGTTGCCGACAAGACAGGGGTCAATGCCATGTTTGCCTGGTTCCAGAAGCTGCTTCCGCAGCAGGGGAACTTCTTCGAGCTGTTCGAGCAGCAGGCCGCCACGCTGGTCGCCGGTGCCGACGCTCTTGCGCGCCTTGCCCAAGGCGGCGCGGGCCGCAACCAGCACATCCGCGAGATCGAGGAGCGCGAGCACGACGCCGACGAGATCACCCGCGAAGTGCTCCATGCGGTGCGCCGTACCTTCCTGACCCCGTTCGACCGTTCCTCGATCACCAGCCTGATCACGACGATGGACGATGCCATCGACGAGATGCAGCAGGTGGCCGGCGCCTGCGATCTTTACGACATTACCGACTTCGAGCCGGAAATGCGCGACATGGCTGCGATCATCGTCGATTCGGCGCGCCTCACCGCCGAGGCCATGCCGCTGCTGCGCAAGGTTGCCGATAACGGCCATCGCCTTCACGAGCTGACCGAGCGCCTCGTGCGCATGGAAGGCCATGCCGACGAGATCCACGCCGCTGGCATGAAGCGCCTGTTCAAGCAGAGCACCGGCAAGGACCCGCTGCACTTCATCGTCCGCCAGGAAATGTTCAAGCGCCTCGAGCGCGTGGTCGACCGTTTCGAGGACCTCGCCAACGAGATCGACGGTCTCGTCATCGATCACGCCTGA
- a CDS encoding inorganic phosphate transporter, which yields MDHSLALPLLIGLVALALAFDFLNGLHDAANAIATVVATRLLSPVVAVLFAALGNFAAYFFVGLHVAETVGKGIIDKDAVTPAVVFGALVGAMFWNVVTWLKGIPSSSSHALIGGLLGAGIAAAGPGVVESSGTTKTIVAIFLSPIIGFAIAMALMLVTSWLFRGSSPRGSNSVFKGLHLLSSAAYSISHGGNDAQKTMGIIAVLLYSTGHLSGDFHVPEWVVLSCYTAIALGTLSGGWKIIKTMGSKLTKLNHHSGFCASSAGSIVVFGASALGIPVSTTHAITGSVVGTGAARRASAVRWSVASRVIVAWFITIPASAIVGALFYWLTLLF from the coding sequence ATGGATCATAGTCTCGCCCTGCCGCTGCTGATCGGCCTCGTCGCGCTTGCGCTGGCCTTCGACTTTCTCAACGGGCTGCACGATGCCGCCAACGCGATCGCCACGGTGGTGGCGACGCGCCTGCTTTCGCCGGTCGTGGCCGTCCTGTTCGCCGCGCTGGGCAATTTCGCGGCCTACTTCTTCGTCGGCCTCCATGTCGCCGAGACAGTGGGCAAGGGCATCATCGACAAGGATGCAGTAACGCCTGCCGTCGTCTTCGGGGCGCTTGTCGGGGCGATGTTCTGGAACGTGGTGACCTGGCTCAAGGGTATCCCTTCCAGCTCCAGCCACGCGCTGATCGGTGGCCTGCTGGGCGCCGGTATCGCAGCGGCGGGGCCCGGCGTCGTCGAAAGCTCGGGCACGACCAAGACGATCGTTGCCATCTTCCTCTCGCCCATCATCGGTTTTGCCATCGCCATGGCGCTGATGCTGGTGACCAGCTGGCTGTTCAGGGGATCTTCCCCGCGCGGATCGAACAGCGTGTTCAAGGGGCTGCACCTGTTGTCCTCGGCGGCCTATTCGATCAGCCATGGCGGCAACGACGCCCAGAAGACCATGGGCATCATCGCCGTATTGCTCTACTCGACGGGCCACCTCTCGGGCGATTTCCACGTTCCCGAATGGGTCGTGCTCTCGTGCTACACCGCGATTGCGCTGGGCACGCTCTCGGGCGGCTGGAAGATCATCAAGACGATGGGTTCCAAGCTGACCAAGCTCAACCATCACTCGGGCTTCTGCGCCTCGTCGGCGGGCTCGATCGTCGTTTTCGGCGCCAGCGCGCTGGGCATTCCGGTCTCGACCACCCATGCCATCACCGGATCGGTCGTCGGTACCGGCGCGGCCCGTCGTGCCAGCGCGGTACGCTGGAGCGTGGCGAGCCGGGTGATCGTGGCGTGGTTCATCACCATCCCCGCCAGCGCGATCGTCGGCGCCCTGTTCTACTGGCTGACGCTGCTGTTCTGA
- a CDS encoding glutathione S-transferase family protein, whose product MKLIIGNKNYSSWSLRGWLACKQSGLHFEELTVPIYGDDWDQRKIEGELAPSHGKVPILWDGEAVVWDSLAIVDYLADKVGRDRFWPKPDDARAMARSMVAEMHSSYLPLRRSLPMNVRARVEGAQVDDEVRGDIVRILTLWAEARARFGGGGPFLFGTFSAADVFYAPVVSRFLTYGVGVPGFAQAYMQAVWEHEWMQQWVSAAESEDWVIEQFEVPAT is encoded by the coding sequence GTGAAGCTGATCATCGGCAACAAGAACTATTCGAGCTGGTCGCTGCGCGGCTGGTTGGCCTGCAAGCAATCCGGCCTGCATTTCGAGGAGCTGACGGTCCCGATCTACGGCGACGACTGGGACCAGCGCAAGATCGAGGGCGAACTCGCGCCTTCGCACGGCAAGGTGCCGATCCTGTGGGATGGCGAGGCGGTCGTGTGGGACAGCCTGGCGATCGTCGACTACCTGGCAGACAAGGTGGGCCGTGACCGTTTCTGGCCCAAGCCGGACGATGCCCGCGCGATGGCCCGCTCGATGGTCGCCGAAATGCATTCCAGCTATCTGCCGCTGCGGCGCTCGCTGCCGATGAACGTGCGCGCGCGGGTGGAAGGCGCGCAAGTGGATGACGAGGTGCGCGGCGACATCGTGCGTATCCTGACGCTCTGGGCCGAGGCGCGGGCGCGCTTCGGCGGCGGGGGGCCGTTCCTGTTCGGCACGTTCAGCGCCGCCGACGTCTTCTATGCCCCTGTCGTCAGCCGCTTCCTGACTTACGGCGTCGGCGTACCCGGCTTCGCCCAGGCCTACATGCAGGCAGTCTGGGAACACGAATGGATGCAGCAGTGGGTCAGCGCCGCCGAATCCGAAGACTGGGTGATCGAGCAGTTCGAGGTCCCCGCGACCTGA
- a CDS encoding cupin domain-containing protein, with protein MPKIDLDAIPQSNATGYPDPFDKAVEGRWWKRLAPAGGLTEMGASHVVLKPGAWSSQRHWHVGEDELLVMLSGEAVLIEDEGRTVLRAGDICAWPKGVENGHHLVNETEEDCVFVAISAGEDTSGSYPDIDLAFNETGFVHKDGSPY; from the coding sequence ATGCCGAAAATCGATCTCGATGCGATTCCGCAGTCCAATGCCACCGGCTACCCCGACCCTTTCGACAAGGCAGTAGAGGGCCGCTGGTGGAAACGCCTCGCGCCTGCAGGCGGGCTGACCGAGATGGGCGCAAGCCATGTCGTCCTGAAGCCCGGCGCGTGGTCCAGCCAGCGCCACTGGCACGTTGGCGAGGACGAACTGCTCGTCATGCTGAGCGGCGAGGCCGTGCTGATCGAAGACGAGGGACGCACCGTACTGCGCGCGGGCGACATCTGCGCCTGGCCCAAGGGCGTCGAGAACGGGCACCACCTGGTCAATGAAACCGAGGAGGACTGCGTGTTCGTGGCGATCAGCGCCGGTGAGGACACCTCCGGCTCCTATCCGGACATCGACCTTGCGTTCAACGAAACTGGTTTCGTTCACAAGGACGGCTCGCCCTACTGA
- the dapE gene encoding succinyl-diaminopimelate desuccinylase, which produces MSQTAPSTASVAELAEALIACPSVTPAAGMVFDCLEGQLKPLGFEVVRFVAGEAPDGPVENLFAIRKGPEGSRHFAFAGHLDVVPPGEGWTSAPFMPERRGELLYGRGAVDMKGSIAAMVAAVREIPQDAGTISFVITGDEEGPARFGTVALIDLMRERGDIPDLCLVGEPTSVNRLGDMMKIGRRGSVNIFLEVEGTQGHVAYPHLAHNPITPLVAMLAELNGLLLDEGTDWFQASNLEVTDITVGNPAHNVIPAKAMARISIRFNDLHTGAELGARVTEIAEKHGGTARPVISGEAFLTEPGAFSDLLADAIRAETGVEPELSTSGGTSDARFLKDISPVIEFGLCNATMHKRDEAVALEDLEVLARIYRRTVQNALKA; this is translated from the coding sequence ATGTCCCAGACCGCGCCTTCCACTGCAAGCGTTGCCGAGCTTGCCGAAGCCCTGATCGCCTGCCCCAGCGTCACTCCGGCCGCGGGGATGGTGTTCGACTGTCTCGAAGGCCAGCTCAAGCCGCTCGGCTTCGAAGTCGTGCGCTTCGTCGCGGGCGAGGCGCCGGACGGTCCGGTCGAGAACCTCTTCGCGATCCGCAAGGGGCCGGAAGGTTCGCGTCACTTCGCCTTCGCCGGGCATCTCGATGTCGTCCCGCCGGGCGAGGGCTGGACGAGCGCGCCCTTCATGCCCGAGCGACGCGGCGAGCTGCTCTATGGCCGCGGAGCCGTCGACATGAAGGGCTCGATTGCGGCGATGGTCGCGGCCGTGCGCGAAATTCCGCAGGATGCGGGCACGATCAGCTTTGTCATTACTGGCGACGAGGAAGGCCCGGCGCGTTTCGGCACCGTCGCGCTGATCGACCTGATGCGCGAGCGCGGCGACATTCCCGACTTGTGCCTTGTCGGCGAGCCGACGTCCGTCAATCGTCTCGGCGACATGATGAAGATCGGTCGCCGCGGCTCGGTGAACATCTTCCTCGAGGTCGAAGGGACGCAGGGCCACGTCGCCTATCCGCACCTCGCCCATAACCCGATCACGCCGCTCGTCGCGATGCTGGCCGAACTCAACGGGCTGCTGCTCGACGAGGGGACCGACTGGTTCCAGGCCTCGAACCTCGAAGTGACCGACATCACTGTCGGCAATCCCGCGCACAACGTGATTCCCGCCAAGGCGATGGCGCGCATCTCGATCCGCTTCAACGACCTGCATACGGGCGCGGAGCTGGGCGCGCGCGTGACCGAGATTGCCGAGAAGCACGGCGGCACCGCCCGCCCGGTGATCTCTGGCGAGGCATTCCTGACCGAGCCGGGCGCGTTCTCCGACCTCCTTGCCGACGCGATCCGCGCAGAGACCGGCGTCGAACCGGAACTGTCGACCAGCGGCGGCACGTCCGACGCGCGCTTCCTCAAGGACATTTCGCCGGTCATCGAATTCGGCCTGTGCAACGCGACGATGCACAAGCGCGACGAGGCCGTGGCACTGGAAGACCTCGAGGTTCTGGCCCGGATCTATCGAAGGACGGTACAAAACGCTCTGAAGGCTTGA
- a CDS encoding dicarboxylate/amino acid:cation symporter: MLRFWFAVPLWQRVVAALVLGVITGLLWGPEAESIKWIGDFFIKSIKMLVVPLIFVSIVGGVASIGDLRKLGAVGWRAMVLFVVTGQIAVWLGLALGTIFAPGIGVDTSAIAAGATPEPVATSAVDMILSMVPESPVKVMADAQVLPLIVFALLIGIGIVMAKEEGQPLVRVFDSGSIVMQKVTMIVMELTPFGVFSLMAWVAGTLGQDALVALAKLVALNYLGCLLIIGVMYTAIIKFLARLPVRHFFRGIIDAMAVAYSTASSNATLPVTLRCAERNLGVSRPTASFVVSLGATINMDGTAMYLGLATLFGAQIFGIHLGFSDYIVISVLATLGSVGAAGIPGAGLIMMALVFGAVGVPLETIAFVAGVDRIMDMMRTATNVTGDSAVTTAVAVMTNEIDTAEMISADDV, from the coding sequence ATGCTGCGTTTCTGGTTTGCCGTGCCGCTTTGGCAGCGCGTGGTCGCTGCACTCGTCCTGGGCGTGATCACCGGGCTGCTGTGGGGGCCCGAAGCCGAATCGATCAAGTGGATCGGCGACTTCTTCATCAAGTCGATCAAGATGCTGGTCGTGCCGCTGATCTTCGTCTCTATCGTCGGCGGCGTCGCTTCTATCGGCGACTTGCGCAAGCTGGGCGCGGTCGGCTGGCGGGCGATGGTACTGTTCGTGGTGACCGGCCAGATCGCCGTCTGGCTTGGCCTTGCCCTCGGCACGATCTTCGCGCCGGGTATCGGCGTCGATACGAGCGCGATTGCGGCGGGCGCGACGCCCGAGCCCGTGGCAACCAGCGCGGTCGACATGATCCTCTCGATGGTGCCGGAAAGCCCGGTCAAGGTGATGGCCGATGCGCAGGTTCTCCCGCTCATCGTCTTTGCCCTGCTGATCGGCATCGGCATCGTCATGGCCAAGGAGGAAGGCCAGCCGCTCGTCCGCGTCTTCGATAGCGGCTCGATCGTCATGCAGAAGGTGACGATGATCGTCATGGAGTTGACCCCGTTCGGCGTCTTCTCGCTGATGGCGTGGGTCGCAGGGACGCTGGGGCAGGATGCCCTCGTCGCGCTGGCCAAGCTCGTCGCGCTCAATTACCTGGGCTGCCTGCTGATCATTGGCGTCATGTACACCGCGATCATCAAGTTCCTGGCCCGTCTGCCGGTACGCCACTTCTTCCGCGGCATCATCGACGCCATGGCAGTTGCCTATTCGACAGCCTCTTCCAATGCGACCCTGCCGGTGACGCTGCGCTGCGCAGAACGCAACCTGGGCGTGAGCCGTCCGACCGCCAGCTTCGTCGTCTCGCTGGGGGCGACGATCAACATGGACGGCACGGCGATGTACCTGGGTCTGGCCACCCTGTTCGGCGCCCAGATCTTCGGCATTCATCTCGGCTTTTCGGACTACATCGTGATCTCCGTGCTCGCGACGCTCGGCTCGGTCGGCGCGGCCGGCATTCCGGGGGCCGGACTGATCATGATGGCATTGGTGTTCGGGGCCGTCGGCGTCCCGCTGGAGACCATCGCCTTCGTCGCCGGGGTGGACCGGATCATGGACATGATGCGCACCGCCACCAACGTCACCGGCGATTCGGCGGTGACGACGGCGGTTGCGGTCATGACGAACGAGATCGACACGGCCGAAATGATCAGCGCCGACGACGTCTAG
- the nth gene encoding endonuclease III — protein sequence MKKDNVFEFFRRLAELNPSPETELEFGNTYQLLVAVVLSAQATDVGVNKATRALFREVKTPAQMVALGEEGLKEHIKTIGLFNSKAKNVIALSEILVERYDGKVPQDRDALVELPGVGRKTANVVMNCAFGAETFAVDTHIFRVGNRTGLAKGKTPLAVEKQLEKKVPAPFRVGAHHWLILHGRYICKARSPECWRCPVVDLCGYKPKIMEKGAAKKAS from the coding sequence GTGAAGAAGGACAACGTCTTCGAGTTCTTCCGGCGCCTGGCCGAGCTGAACCCCTCGCCCGAGACGGAGCTGGAATTCGGCAATACCTACCAGCTCCTCGTCGCCGTGGTGCTCTCCGCGCAGGCGACCGACGTCGGCGTCAACAAGGCCACCCGCGCCCTGTTTCGCGAGGTAAAGACCCCCGCGCAGATGGTCGCGCTGGGGGAAGAGGGGCTGAAGGAGCACATCAAGACGATCGGCCTGTTCAACTCCAAGGCGAAGAACGTCATCGCCCTGTCCGAGATCCTGGTCGAGCGTTACGACGGCAAAGTGCCGCAGGACCGTGACGCGCTCGTCGAATTGCCGGGCGTCGGCCGCAAGACCGCGAACGTCGTCATGAACTGCGCCTTCGGAGCCGAGACCTTTGCTGTCGACACGCATATCTTCCGCGTCGGCAACCGCACCGGGCTCGCCAAGGGCAAGACCCCGCTCGCGGTCGAAAAGCAGCTTGAGAAAAAGGTGCCGGCCCCTTTTCGCGTCGGCGCGCACCACTGGCTGATCCTGCACGGCCGATACATCTGCAAGGCTCGCAGCCCCGAATGCTGGCGATGCCCGGTCGTTGACTTGTGCGGCTACAAGCCCAAGATCATGGAGAAGGGAGCCGCGAAAAAGGCTTCCTGA
- the dapB gene encoding 4-hydroxy-tetrahydrodipicolinate reductase gives MARIGIIGSEGRMGRAIAEAIGAAGEELAGGVDKDGDVAALAAKADVLIDFSSPGALEGNLEAAMAANKPIVVGTTGLEERHHWLIDTAAESIPVLQTGNTSLGVTLLAHLVREVASRLGEDWDIEIVETHHRMKVDAPSGTALLLGEAAAKGRGIALADNSERGRDGITGKREAGTIGFAALRGGTVAGDHTVHFLAENERLALSHMAENRGIFARGAVKAAQWMLERKPGRYTMPEVLGL, from the coding sequence GTGGCACGTATCGGAATCATCGGCAGCGAAGGTCGCATGGGACGCGCAATCGCGGAAGCGATCGGTGCGGCGGGCGAGGAACTGGCGGGCGGAGTGGACAAGGACGGCGACGTCGCCGCGCTGGCCGCCAAGGCCGATGTCCTGATCGACTTTTCCAGCCCCGGTGCGCTCGAAGGCAATCTCGAAGCGGCCATGGCCGCGAACAAGCCGATCGTTGTCGGCACCACCGGCCTTGAGGAACGCCACCACTGGCTGATCGACACGGCGGCCGAATCGATTCCGGTGCTGCAGACCGGCAATACCTCGCTGGGCGTCACCCTGCTGGCGCATCTCGTGCGCGAGGTCGCGAGCCGCCTGGGCGAAGACTGGGACATCGAGATCGTCGAGACCCATCACCGCATGAAGGTCGACGCGCCCTCGGGCACCGCCCTGCTGCTGGGCGAGGCTGCCGCCAAGGGGCGCGGCATTGCGCTGGCGGACAATTCCGAGCGCGGCCGCGACGGCATCACCGGCAAGCGCGAGGCCGGCACTATCGGCTTTGCCGCCCTGCGCGGCGGCACCGTGGCGGGCGATCACACGGTTCATTTCCTGGCCGAGAACGAGCGCCTCGCCCTGTCGCACATGGCCGAGAACCGGGGCATCTTCGCGCGCGGCGCGGTTAAGGCGGCGCAGTGGATGCTGGAGCGCAAGCCCGGCCGCTACACAATGCCCGAGGTCCTCGGGCTCTAG
- a CDS encoding NAD-dependent deacylase codes for MNQIRNIVILTGAGVSAESGIDTFRDAGGLWEQHRVEDVATPEAFARDPELVLRFYDMRREAIQTKQPNAAHHALARLDAEWRGELLIVTQNVDDLHERAGATRVLHMHGEHLNAWCTACDERSPWTGPLLDRPACPECGVAALRPDVVWFGEMPYRMEEIFAALREADLFVSIGTSGAVYPAAGFVRNARELGAATLELNLEPSQGSSWFDESRHGPATEVVPAWVDELLTRK; via the coding sequence ATGAACCAGATCCGCAATATCGTGATCCTCACAGGTGCCGGGGTTTCGGCCGAAAGCGGCATCGACACCTTCCGCGATGCCGGCGGTTTGTGGGAGCAGCACCGGGTCGAGGACGTGGCGACGCCCGAGGCATTTGCCCGCGACCCCGAGCTTGTCCTGCGCTTCTACGACATGCGGCGCGAGGCGATTCAGACCAAGCAGCCCAATGCCGCGCACCACGCCCTTGCCCGGCTCGATGCCGAGTGGCGGGGGGAACTGCTGATCGTCACCCAGAACGTCGACGACCTGCACGAGCGGGCCGGGGCGACGCGGGTCCTGCACATGCACGGCGAACACCTCAACGCCTGGTGCACTGCCTGCGACGAGCGCTCGCCCTGGACCGGTCCGTTGCTGGATCGTCCGGCCTGCCCCGAATGCGGGGTGGCCGCGCTGCGGCCCGACGTCGTGTGGTTCGGCGAGATGCCCTATCGTATGGAAGAGATCTTCGCGGCCCTGCGCGAGGCGGACCTGTTCGTCTCGATCGGTACTTCGGGCGCGGTCTATCCCGCTGCAGGCTTCGTGCGCAATGCGCGGGAGCTGGGGGCGGCGACGCTCGAACTCAACCTGGAGCCGAGCCAGGGCAGCAGCTGGTTCGACGAGTCGCGGCACGGCCCGGCGACCGAAGTGGTGCCGGCCTGGGTGGACGAGCTGCTGACCCGGAAATGA